A stretch of DNA from Nitratireductor thuwali:
GACAGCTCAGTCGTAGGAAAGATGCGTCGCCTTGCCGCCGAAGACGCGGTAGGCATAGATCGTGTAGCCGAGGATGATCGGCAGCACGATGACCGTGCCCACCAGGATGAAGCCGAGGCTCTCCGACGCCGCCGCAGCCTGCCAGATGGTGATGCGGTCGGGCACCACATAGGGATAGAAGGAATAGGCAAGGCCGGCAAAGCCCAGCGCGAACACGAATGCGAGGGCCACGAAGGGCTTCAGCGAATGGGCATCGTCGGGCGCCGGCAGGCGGTAGCTCATGCGCCAGAGCCACAGGAACAGGCCGGCGGATATGATCGGCAGCGGCGCCAGCCAGACGATCTCCGGCAGCGAGAACCACTTTTCGAAGATGCGCGGGCTGGTCAGCGGCGTGGCGGCGGAAACGGCGGCCATGCCGCAGGCGGTGAAGACCAGCGCGCGGCGCAGCCAACGCACGGCCTTTTTCTGCAGATCGTCTTCGGTCTTGTAGATCAGCCAGGCGGCGCCCATGGCCGCATAGGCGGCGGCAAGGCACACGGCGACCAGAAGCGCGAAGAGGATGGCGGACAGGCCCTGCTCCAGGCCGAGCACGTAGATGCCGAGCATGTAGCCCTGGGCAAGAGCCGCCAGCGCCGACCCGGCGAAGAAGATGCAATCCCAGCGGCGCTTGCGGTAGGCCGGCACCTTGGCGCGGAAATCGAAGGCGACGCCGCGCAGGATGAGGCCGAAAAGCAGCAGGAAGACGGGAATGTAGAGGGCGGTGAGAATGGTGCCGTGGGCGATCGGGAA
This window harbors:
- a CDS encoding cytochrome d ubiquinol oxidase subunit II; translation: MNIDWPTLVPLIFAGLMGLSILLYVILDGFDLGIGILFVAAEKEEKDVMIAAIGPFWDANETWLVLAVGLLLVAFPIAHGTILTALYIPVFLLLFGLILRGVAFDFRAKVPAYRKRRWDCIFFAGSALAALAQGYMLGIYVLGLEQGLSAILFALLVAVCLAAAYAAMGAAWLIYKTEDDLQKKAVRWLRRALVFTACGMAAVSAATPLTSPRIFEKWFSLPEIVWLAPLPIISAGLFLWLWRMSYRLPAPDDAHSLKPFVALAFVFALGFAGLAYSFYPYVVPDRITIWQAAAASESLGFILVGTVIVLPIILGYTIYAYRVFGGKATHLSYD